One Candidatus Marsarchaeota archaeon DNA segment encodes these proteins:
- a CDS encoding threonine--tRNA ligase has protein sequence MRILQLDVNELDYELIEPELKVYEKSDERSVKVKNAVVMFVSIEKGDTAGAAQKAVDEAVAFAAKQKVPTLVLYPFAHLSDNLESPAKAMELFDGMARYADKSGLEVVRAPFGWNKAWKISIKGHPLAEQSRRYSASESDKAAAPAKKGEKDEVSEALTQEEKVVSIWYILMPEGKMVPVKEFNFKGHDTLKKLADYEITKVRSYQQVPAHIKLMQKLQLVDYEPGSDAGNMRFYPNGRLIKGLLERYVTNRVIDYGAIEVETPIMYDYAHPALKEYLNRFPARHYIVKSDDKEFFLRFSGDFGQFLLMRDATVSYKQLPFKFYEITRYSFRRELSGEVTGLKRLRAFTMPDMHTLCANVDQAKEEFNRQFDFCISVLGDIGIHKDSYEAAIRFTEGFWKENGGFVEKLAKRFGKPILVEMWNFRYAYFDPKFEFNVVDSMDKATALSTVQMDHENGKRYSMAYVDSDGNKKYPIVLHDSPSGAIERVIYALLEKAGIDEKEGRVPSLPLWLSPTQVRLLPISDKHVEKCVQISEAMIANGVRADVDDTNATLDKKVRNAEQEWVPYICIVGDKEAKSGKLAVRIRNTGGRKEMDAKELESEILKAVGEMPKAKMSLPMLLSKRPIFRG, from the coding sequence ATGAGGATACTGCAGCTTGACGTGAATGAGCTGGACTATGAGCTCATAGAGCCGGAACTGAAGGTCTATGAGAAGAGCGATGAGAGAAGCGTAAAGGTGAAGAACGCCGTAGTTATGTTTGTATCAATAGAGAAGGGTGACACGGCAGGCGCAGCCCAGAAGGCGGTAGATGAGGCAGTCGCGTTCGCCGCTAAGCAGAAGGTGCCGACATTGGTGCTTTACCCATTCGCGCACCTGAGCGACAATCTCGAATCGCCCGCAAAAGCTATGGAGCTGTTTGACGGAATGGCAAGATATGCAGATAAGAGCGGACTCGAGGTCGTGCGCGCGCCGTTTGGTTGGAACAAGGCCTGGAAAATCAGCATAAAGGGGCATCCTCTGGCCGAGCAGTCAAGAAGGTATTCAGCCTCCGAATCAGATAAGGCAGCGGCTCCCGCAAAGAAGGGCGAGAAGGATGAGGTTTCTGAAGCGCTGACGCAGGAGGAGAAGGTCGTATCGATCTGGTACATACTGATGCCGGAAGGAAAGATGGTGCCTGTCAAAGAATTCAACTTCAAGGGGCACGATACACTGAAGAAGCTCGCGGATTACGAGATAACTAAGGTAAGGAGCTACCAGCAGGTGCCCGCCCATATAAAGCTGATGCAGAAGCTGCAGCTTGTCGATTATGAGCCAGGATCGGATGCTGGGAACATGCGCTTCTATCCCAATGGTAGGCTGATAAAGGGTCTTTTAGAGAGGTACGTCACCAACAGGGTCATTGACTACGGGGCGATAGAGGTCGAGACCCCGATAATGTATGACTACGCCCATCCTGCACTGAAGGAGTATCTCAATCGGTTCCCGGCGAGACATTACATAGTGAAATCCGATGACAAGGAGTTCTTCTTGAGGTTCTCCGGGGACTTCGGCCAATTCTTGCTCATGAGGGACGCGACCGTCTCATACAAGCAATTGCCCTTCAAGTTCTACGAGATAACCAGATACAGCTTCAGGAGGGAGCTGAGCGGGGAGGTGACAGGATTGAAGAGGCTTAGGGCTTTCACAATGCCGGATATGCATACTCTCTGCGCAAACGTCGACCAGGCCAAGGAGGAATTCAACAGGCAGTTCGATTTCTGCATCTCTGTCTTAGGAGACATAGGGATACATAAGGATTCGTACGAGGCGGCAATCAGGTTCACCGAGGGATTCTGGAAGGAGAACGGCGGCTTCGTCGAGAAGCTTGCGAAGAGGTTCGGCAAGCCCATACTGGTAGAGATGTGGAACTTCAGGTACGCGTATTTCGACCCCAAGTTCGAATTCAATGTGGTAGACTCGATGGACAAGGCTACAGCCTTGTCAACAGTCCAGATGGACCACGAGAACGGAAAGAGGTATAGCATGGCTTACGTGGACAGCGATGGCAACAAGAAATATCCAATAGTGCTCCACGATTCTCCCAGCGGCGCAATAGAGAGGGTGATTTACGCATTGCTCGAGAAGGCGGGCATTGATGAGAAGGAAGGCAGGGTGCCGTCTCTGCCGCTCTGGCTGTCGCCCACGCAGGTAAGGCTCCTGCCCATATCGGACAAACACGTTGAAAAGTGCGTGCAGATATCAGAAGCCATGATTGCCAATGGGGTCAGGGCTGATGTGGACGACACGAACGCAACCCTGGACAAGAAAGTGAGGAACGCGGAGCAGGAGTGGGTTCCGTACATCTGCATCGTGGGCGACAAGGAGGCAAAATCCGGAAAGCTTGCTGTGAGGATAAGGAATACTGGTGGGCGGAAGGAGATGGATGCGAAGGAGCTGGAGAGCGAGATCCTAAAGGCTGTGGGTGAAATGCCGAAGGCGAAGATGTCGCTGCCCATGCTCCTGTCGAAGAGGCCTATCTTCAGGGGCTGA
- a CDS encoding CBS domain-containing protein codes for MAENKVIPEGLLSRAPVLDVKTPVTKIIPIIDGHGTVVVTKAGEFYGIVDSRAMYRSNQSLAIKKNATVEKYAVRTPKITASTPIDDVVAYFYKSQSTAMPFIGNGKIKGVLDRYTLLRMLLSLGYLKDMTASEVMTSPVLAIDVNANVSQARAAMAGNKLNRLIVMDNGRFVGLLTNHDIVAKYSKPQERLPEMKTKVYSPANVPVGSVMEGNPVLVDQTAKLEECVRNFIERRISSVIVTARNEPVGIITISDVLEALISRRRISENRIILSGFDADSYQYEDEVREMVREFMDKAEKLQKLKTDYVTIRIKKLKGSRYEVKMRAILGKYGAVAMDHTGFMLDRTVGELLDKMRSEILKRKDKVDTYKYRFVKEEL; via the coding sequence ATGGCTGAAAATAAGGTAATACCAGAGGGGCTGCTCTCGCGGGCGCCCGTTTTAGATGTGAAGACCCCAGTGACCAAAATAATCCCGATAATAGACGGCCACGGTACGGTTGTGGTGACTAAGGCCGGCGAGTTCTATGGCATAGTCGACTCCAGGGCGATGTACAGGTCTAATCAGAGTCTCGCGATAAAGAAGAACGCGACAGTCGAGAAGTATGCGGTGCGCACCCCGAAGATAACTGCGAGCACCCCAATAGACGATGTGGTGGCATACTTCTACAAATCGCAGAGCACCGCTATGCCGTTCATCGGCAATGGCAAGATAAAGGGAGTGCTAGACAGGTACACGCTGCTCAGGATGCTGCTCTCGCTCGGCTATCTCAAGGACATGACGGCCAGCGAGGTCATGACGAGCCCGGTGCTGGCCATAGACGTTAACGCGAACGTTTCGCAGGCCAGGGCCGCGATGGCGGGCAATAAGCTAAATCGGCTGATCGTCATGGATAACGGAAGGTTCGTAGGTTTGCTTACCAATCACGACATAGTCGCTAAATACTCAAAGCCTCAGGAACGCCTGCCGGAGATGAAGACGAAGGTCTATTCGCCGGCCAACGTGCCCGTGGGCAGCGTGATGGAGGGCAACCCCGTGCTAGTCGATCAGACGGCGAAGCTGGAGGAGTGCGTCAGGAATTTCATAGAGAGGCGCATATCGTCCGTCATAGTGACCGCAAGGAACGAGCCGGTCGGGATAATAACGATCAGCGACGTGCTTGAGGCGCTGATATCGAGGCGGCGCATAAGCGAGAACAGGATAATCCTCTCAGGTTTCGACGCGGACTCATACCAGTACGAGGACGAAGTGAGGGAGATGGTGCGCGAGTTCATGGACAAGGCAGAGAAGCTGCAGAAGCTGAAGACGGATTACGTGACCATTAGGATAAAGAAGCTGAAGGGCAGCAGGTATGAGGTCAAGATGCGCGCCATATTGGGCAAATACGGCGCGGTGGCTATGGACCACACGGGCTTCATGCTGGACAGGACGGTCGGCGAGCTGCTGGACAAGATGCGGAGCGAGATACTCAAGAGGAAGGATAAGGTCGACACGTACAAGTACAGGTTCGTCAAGGAGGAGTTGTGA
- a CDS encoding NAD(P)H-dependent oxidoreductase, whose translation MKTIKIIGFAGSLRKDSFNKALISAAKELVPKGAELKIFDLDGIPLYDQDLENEMPKRVTEFKDAIRAADAVLIATPEYNYSIPGVLKNAIDWASRPYSDNVLKDKPAAIMSASGSMLGGSRAQYHLRQVFVFLDMHPINKPEVIVPFAQEKIGADGKLADPHTRDKIRELLETLVAWTIRIGVGKSAAESA comes from the coding sequence ATGAAAACAATCAAAATAATCGGATTTGCAGGAAGCCTCAGGAAGGACTCATTCAACAAGGCGCTGATAAGCGCAGCCAAGGAGCTGGTGCCGAAGGGCGCCGAGCTTAAAATCTTCGATCTGGACGGCATACCACTTTACGACCAGGACCTTGAGAACGAAATGCCGAAGAGAGTCACTGAGTTCAAGGATGCGATACGTGCAGCAGATGCCGTGCTGATTGCGACGCCAGAATACAACTATTCCATACCTGGAGTTCTGAAGAACGCGATCGACTGGGCATCGAGGCCATACAGCGACAACGTGCTGAAGGACAAGCCTGCAGCAATCATGAGCGCCTCGGGAAGCATGCTGGGGGGCTCACGCGCGCAATACCACCTCAGGCAGGTCTTCGTATTCCTCGACATGCACCCTATCAACAAACCCGAAGTAATCGTGCCGTTCGCGCAGGAGAAGATAGGCGCAGATGGGAAACTTGCAGACCCGCACACGCGGGACAAGATAAGGGAGCTGCTCGAGACCCTTGTCGCATGGACCATTAGGATAGGCGTTGGCAAAAGCGCTGCAGAAAGCGCCTGA
- a CDS encoding archease — protein sequence MPRKGYRYMGHTADVEFVASGGTPAMLFRNALLAMFDTAADTAAVCKGKGRTKTITVRDVAPDLGTLLWYVLQDALSVADAEGFFLYGVSGISFKRTDGGYKADATLLGKDKEPRYAKLDVKGVSRYDLKVWKVGRTYRASAVLDV from the coding sequence ATGCCGAGGAAAGGCTATAGGTATATGGGGCACACGGCCGACGTTGAGTTTGTGGCGAGCGGTGGCACGCCAGCAATGCTCTTCAGGAACGCATTGCTAGCTATGTTTGATACGGCTGCTGATACAGCTGCAGTTTGCAAGGGCAAAGGCAGGACCAAAACGATAACTGTGAGAGACGTTGCGCCGGATCTGGGCACGCTGCTGTGGTATGTATTGCAAGATGCGCTGTCTGTCGCTGATGCGGAAGGCTTCTTCCTGTATGGGGTGAGTGGGATTAGCTTCAAAAGAACGGATGGCGGATATAAGGCAGACGCCACGCTGCTAGGAAAGGACAAGGAACCAAGATACGCCAAGCTCGACGTGAAGGGCGTATCCAGATACGATCTCAAAGTATGGAAAGTTGGGAGGACTTACAGGGCGAGTGCAGTGCTGGACGTGTAG